A part of Cotesia glomerata isolate CgM1 linkage group LG4, MPM_Cglom_v2.3, whole genome shotgun sequence genomic DNA contains:
- the LOC123264417 gene encoding phosphatidylserine synthase isoform X1 (The sequence of the model RefSeq protein was modified relative to this genomic sequence to represent the inferred CDS: added 16 bases not found in genome assembly) produces MASIEESNEIPLRNRLGKNEDSGVVNSFGSMDIGRGHRLRSETDSFPIINERPVDDISIEFFYTPHTLTLLFLSISAVIYFAFVRDNHDVDDNLWAGILCVIFFFLIISVLTFPNGPFTRPHPALWRIVFGCSVLYLMFLLFMLFQSYETVRKILVWVDPGLAAFHIDMDKEYGVNCSDITVEKIWNHLDIFAVAHFLGWVFKAVLVRHLGLLWATSIMWELTEMAFAHLLPNFVECWWDAVILDVAVCNALGIWVGLKICSILEMREYKWVSIRDIESTSGKLKRVVLQFTPASWTSVRWLDPYCTYMRFVALCQLVIFWQISELNTFFLKHVYEFPPSHPFVVSRLVLVGVIVAPSVRQYYMYATDPTCKRVGTQCWVYGAIMVTEALLCIRHGAELFERTQAVNIIVWLLCQTLISVLCVYGCVLWHQYFEKGNNALTRDITPTTPESSGILEDTKKQSMDHREDKKEL; encoded by the exons AATCTAATGAAATTCCTTTGAGAAATAGACTAGGAAAAAATGAGGACAGTGGTGTTGTAAATAGCTTTGGCTCAATGGACATTGGCAGAGGACATAGATTGCGAAGTGAAACTGATAGTTTTCCAATCATTAATGAAAGGCCTGTGGACGATAtttctattgaatttttttatactcctCACacattaacattattatttctatcaaTTAGTGCTGTAATCTACTTTGCCTTTGTcag agACAACCATGACGTTGATGACAATTTATGGGCAGGAATTTTAtgtgttatattttttttcctgatAATATCAGTATTGACATTCCCTAATGGACCATTTACAAGGCCACATCCAGCTCTTTGGCGAATTGTCTTTGGTTGCAGCGTTCTCTACCTCATGTTTCTATTATTCATGCTATTTCAAAGCTACGAAACTGTCAGAAAAATACTCGTGTGGGTAGACCCAGGTCTGGCGGCATTTCATATTGATATGGACAAAGAGTATGGAGTCAACTGTTCAGATATTACCgtagaaaaaatttggaatcaCCTCGATATCTTTGCTGTAGCACATTTTCTCGGTTGGGTTTTTAAAGCCGTTCTTGTTCGTCATCTAGGATTACTTTGGGCTACAAGTATAATGTGGGAGTTAACAGAAATGGCATTCGCACATTTATTACCAAATTTCGTTGAATGCTGGTGGGACGCTGTTATTCTCGACGTAGCAGTATGCAATGCACTTGGTATTTGGGTTGGTCTGAAAATATGTTCAATCCTAGAGATGCGAGAATATAAATGGGTAAGTATACGTGACATTGAGAGTACATCAGGAAAATTGAAACGTGTTGTACTTCAATTTACACCGGCAAGCTGGACTTCAGTACGGTGGCTGGATCCTTACTGTACATATATGCGGTTTGTTGCTCTCTGTCAGCTAGTAATTTTTTGGCAAATTTCTGAACTCAATACCTTCTTTCTAAAACATGTTTATGAATTTCCACCGTCACATCCTTTTGTCGTGAGCCGATTAGTTCTTGTTGGCGTTATTGTTGCACCCTCTGTTAG GCAATATTATATGTATGCTACGGATCCGACATGCAAACGAGTTGGTACTCAGTGCTGGGTGTACGGTGCGATAATGGTAACCGAAGCATTACTGTGCATTCGTCATGGTGCTGAACTTTTTGAACGAACTCAGGCTGTTAATATTATAGTTTGGTTACTATGTCAAACATTGATATCAGTTTTATGTGTCTACGGCTGTGTTCTTTGGCATCAATACTTTGAA aaaggGAATAACGCATTGACGCGGGACATAACGCCCACAACACCGGAATCATCTG gAATCTTGGAAGACACTAAAAAACAATCTATGGACCATCGTGAAGACAAGAAAGAGCTGTAG
- the LOC123264417 gene encoding phosphatidylserine synthase isoform X2 (The sequence of the model RefSeq protein was modified relative to this genomic sequence to represent the inferred CDS: added 16 bases not found in genome assembly), protein MASIEESNEIPLRNRLGKNEDSGVVNSFGSMDIGRGHRLRSETDSFPIINERPVDDISIEFFYTPHTLTLLFLSISAVIYFAFVRDNHDVDDNLWAGILCVIFFFLIISVLTFPNGPFTRPHPALWRIVFGCSVLYLMFLLFMLFQSYETVRKILVWVDPGLAAFHIDMDKEYGVNCSDITVEKIWNHLDIFAVAHFLGWVFKAVLVRHLGLLWATSIMWELTEMAFAHLLPNFVECWWDAVILDVAVCNALGIWVGLKICSILEMREYKWVSIRDIESTSGKLKRVVLQFTPASWTSVRWLDPYCTYMRFVALCQLVIFWQISELNTFFLKHVYEFPPSHPFVVSRLVLVGVIVAPSVRQYYMYATDPTCKRVGTQCWVYGAIMVTEALLCIRHGAELFERTQAVNIIVWLLCQTLISVLCVYGCVLWHQYFEESWKTLKNNLWTIVKTRKSCRNEQTFFLNNVK, encoded by the exons AATCTAATGAAATTCCTTTGAGAAATAGACTAGGAAAAAATGAGGACAGTGGTGTTGTAAATAGCTTTGGCTCAATGGACATTGGCAGAGGACATAGATTGCGAAGTGAAACTGATAGTTTTCCAATCATTAATGAAAGGCCTGTGGACGATAtttctattgaatttttttatactcctCACacattaacattattatttctatcaaTTAGTGCTGTAATCTACTTTGCCTTTGTcag agACAACCATGACGTTGATGACAATTTATGGGCAGGAATTTTAtgtgttatattttttttcctgatAATATCAGTATTGACATTCCCTAATGGACCATTTACAAGGCCACATCCAGCTCTTTGGCGAATTGTCTTTGGTTGCAGCGTTCTCTACCTCATGTTTCTATTATTCATGCTATTTCAAAGCTACGAAACTGTCAGAAAAATACTCGTGTGGGTAGACCCAGGTCTGGCGGCATTTCATATTGATATGGACAAAGAGTATGGAGTCAACTGTTCAGATATTACCgtagaaaaaatttggaatcaCCTCGATATCTTTGCTGTAGCACATTTTCTCGGTTGGGTTTTTAAAGCCGTTCTTGTTCGTCATCTAGGATTACTTTGGGCTACAAGTATAATGTGGGAGTTAACAGAAATGGCATTCGCACATTTATTACCAAATTTCGTTGAATGCTGGTGGGACGCTGTTATTCTCGACGTAGCAGTATGCAATGCACTTGGTATTTGGGTTGGTCTGAAAATATGTTCAATCCTAGAGATGCGAGAATATAAATGGGTAAGTATACGTGACATTGAGAGTACATCAGGAAAATTGAAACGTGTTGTACTTCAATTTACACCGGCAAGCTGGACTTCAGTACGGTGGCTGGATCCTTACTGTACATATATGCGGTTTGTTGCTCTCTGTCAGCTAGTAATTTTTTGGCAAATTTCTGAACTCAATACCTTCTTTCTAAAACATGTTTATGAATTTCCACCGTCACATCCTTTTGTCGTGAGCCGATTAGTTCTTGTTGGCGTTATTGTTGCACCCTCTGTTAG GCAATATTATATGTATGCTACGGATCCGACATGCAAACGAGTTGGTACTCAGTGCTGGGTGTACGGTGCGATAATGGTAACCGAAGCATTACTGTGCATTCGTCATGGTGCTGAACTTTTTGAACGAACTCAGGCTGTTAATATTATAGTTTGGTTACTATGTCAAACATTGATATCAGTTTTATGTGTCTACGGCTGTGTTCTTTGGCATCAATACTTTGAA gAATCTTGGAAGACACTAAAAAACAATCTATGGACCATCGTGAAGACAAGAAAGAGCTGTAGAAATGaacagacattttttttaaataatgtaaaataa